The nucleotide window GCGGTCTTCTTCAAGGCCTCCTTCGTGGCTTCGCGCGCGGCCTTGGTCTTCTCGATGGCGTCGGCGCGCTTCTCCTTCGCGGCCTCGATCTTGGACTTGACCGGGCCTTCTGCGGCGGCGGGGGCGGCTAGCACCAGGCCGGAACACACCAGCAACAGTCCAGTTCGCTTCCAGGGGGATGACAGGTTGGGCAAGGGGACCTCCTATATCGAGCCTGCGTTTCTTCCGCATCCCCGAGCGGATCTCAAGTCACCAGCACAAAGCTCCCGATTTGCGGCACCGGCCCGCGGGCCGAGTGGCACGAGGGTGCCGGGGTTTTGCGCAGCGGAGTCGGGGCGGGAGATGATGCGTCCGTGAGTGGCTGGACGCGACTGCTTGCCGCCCTGGCGATTGCGCTCTTCGTCGTGGCTGTCGGGACGCTCGCCTCGCGCCTGGATGCGATCAGCATCGCAGCCCTGCAGGCCGCCGTGGTGGAACACGGGCACCGGGTGTTCGCCGAGCCGGCGTGGCGCTGGGTTCTGAGCCTCGGGGTGCTGGGCGCTGGCCTGGCGGCCGCGCTGACCGTGCTCGACAGCCTACTCTCGGTGCGCCGGGCGCCGCGCCCGCCGACCTTCTCCGAGATGAGCGGCAGCACCCTCGAAGAGGCCCTCACTCAGACGGCGAAGCGCGTCACGCAGTGTGCGACGGAGTCGAACGTCATCGCCTTGTTCGACGAGTTGCTGCGCGGCGCGGTTCGCACCCGCGCCAGCGACATTCACATTTCTCCGGGTCAGGCAGGTGTGAGGCTGACGTTGCGGGTCGAAGGCACACTGCACGAGGTCAGCGTGGTACCCGTGGAAATCGCGCCTCTGCTCGCAACCCGCGTGAAGGTGATGGCTCGCCTCGACACCGTTGCCAAGACGCCCCAGGACGGTCGGTTGGTCACCTACCTCGATGCGGGCGCCATCGAGGCGCGAGTGTCGACTCTGCCAACGGAGACTGGCGAACGGGTCGTGCTGCGCATCGTGCGTGGCAGCCGTGAGGTATTCGATCTCGAAGGCCTCGGATTCTCCGCCGATTTGCAGGGGCGGCTCGAAGGCGTGCTCGCGAGGCCCCAGGGCCTACTCTTCGTGACCGGTCCAGTTGGGACGGGCAAGACCACGACGCTTTACGCCTGCCTCAAGCACATTGCCAGGACGCGCAGCAAG belongs to Polyangiaceae bacterium and includes:
- a CDS encoding ATPase, T2SS/T4P/T4SS family, producing the protein MSGWTRLLAALAIALFVVAVGTLASRLDAISIAALQAAVVEHGHRVFAEPAWRWVLSLGVLGAGLAAALTVLDSLLSVRRAPRPPTFSEMSGSTLEEALTQTAKRVTQCATESNVIALFDELLRGAVRTRASDIHISPGQAGVRLTLRVEGTLHEVSVVPVEIAPLLATRVKVMARLDTVAKTPQDGRLVTYLDAGAIEARVSTLPTETGERVVLRIVRGSREVFDLEGLGFSADLQGRLEGVLARPQGLLFVTGPVGTGKTTTLYACLKHIARTRSK